DNA from Synechococcus sp. CBW1108:
ATCGGCCCCCTGGTGGCCCTGCCCGGGCTGGTGCTGGCGGGATCCCCCCTGCACCTGGCCCAGGCCCTGGGCTGGCTCGCCCCGATTGGCTGAAGCCCCCACCCTCACCGCCGACCAGCAGGCCGCCGCCACCGCCTTCGCCGCCTGGCTCGCCGCGCCAGGGGATGGGGCGCCGTTTGTGCTGGGCGGCTATGCCGGCACCGGCAAAACTTTTCTATCCACCCGGTTTCTGGCCCAGGTGGAGGCCACCGGCCTCTGCTGGACCGTGGTAGCCCCAACCCACAAGGCCGTGGGTGTGCTGCGCTCCCAGCTGGCCCTGGCGGGCCTTTCCCCCACCTGGTATCCCTCCACCATCCACCGGCTGCTGCGCCTCAAGCTGCGCCGCCAGGGGGACCAGGAGCGCTGCGAGGAAACCGAGCAGACCGCCCTGGCCCTCGAGCACCTAGGCCTGGTGCTGGTGGATGAGGCCTCGATGGTTGACAGCAGCCTGCTGGAGATTGCCCTGCGCTGCGCCCACCCCTTCCGCACCCGGCTGGTGTTCGTGGGCGATCCGGCCCAGCTGCCGCCGGTGGGCGAGCCCGAGAGTCCGGTGTTCAGCCTGGGCCGGGCCTGCCGGGCCGAACTGCAACAGGTGGTGCGCCACCAGGGGCCGGTGCTGCGCCTGGCCTCCGGGCTGCGCCAGGGGGACCTGCCCTGCCACAGGCCAGCGGCGCTGGCGCCGATCCGCACCGAGACCGGCCAGGTGGCCCTGCTGGAGCGGGGCGCCTGGCTGGAAGCCGCCCAGGCCGCCTTGCGCCGCAGCGCCGAAACCGACAACCCCGACCTGGCGCGGATCCTCTGCTACACCAACCGCTGCCTCGAGCAGCTGGTGCCGATCGCCCGCCGCGCCCTGCACGGCGAGATGGCCGACCAGCTGCCGGTGCTGCCCGGCGAGGTGCTGATCACCCGCACGGCGGTGATGGCCCCCGCCTGCCGGGAGGGAGAAGATGCCGCCGAGGAGCCCGACATGCTGCTGGGCTCGAACCGGGAGCTGGTGGTGCGCGATGTCATCCCGGAGCGCTGCGACCTGGCCGACTTCGGCGTGGCTGATGCGCCGGTGATCGACACCCTCACCGCCCGGGTGGAAGCGGGCGAGAGCCAGCTGAGCCTGAGGCTGCTGCCGCCGTTGGGCACGGCGGCCCGGATCGCCCTTGAGGCTGTGTTGGCCCGCCTGCGCCAACAGGCCAAGGACGCCGGCAAGCAGGAAGGTAGGAGCCTGTGGCGCCGTTTTTTCCTGGTGCGCGACGCCTTTGCCTCCCTCGGTCCGGCCGCCGTTCTGACCGTGCACCGCAGCCAGGGCAGCACCTTCGCCGAGGTGTTCGTCGCCGACGATGTGTTCTGGCCCAGCGACCCGGTGCTGCGCCGCCAGCTGGTGTATGTGGCGGTGAGTCGGGCCAGCCAGGCGGTCACCCTTGAGGCCAGCGCACCGGGCGCCGATCCCAGCTCCCGCGCCGACCAGCAGCTCTGGCGCGACTGGTTGGGGGCAGATTGCTGATTGGGCAGATCGCTGATTGCTCAGGCCAGCTGCAGGCCCTCGATCCCCTGCCAGCCCAGGTAGAGCGCCAGGGCCACACTCACCAGGCCCACCAACAGGTCGCCCTTGGCGAACAGCCCCTGCTTGCCCCGCTCGAGCAGGGGCAGGATGCGCTCGGGGCCAACCAACAGCAGGGCCAGCAGGGGCGTCAGCAGCAGGCTGGCGCTCACCAGGCTGAACACAGCGGTGGCCAGCACTTCCGTTCCCCGGCCCAGGCGGGCGGCCAGCAGGCTGGTGGCCGCCTTGGCAAACAGAAACAGGTCGTCTGGGCTGGCCACCTGGAGGGCGGCGCTGATGGCCAGCAGCAGGGGCAGAGGCATGGCGCTGAACTGATCCAGCCGGCGGGTCCAGCCCGGCGGTCCGGCCCCCTCCTCCTCCTTGCTGAGCAGCTCCTTGAGCCCTAGCCCCAGCAGGGCGCCGGCGGCCAGCAAATCCAGGCCGGTGCGGTGGCTGGTGCCCTTTTCCATGCTGAGCACTAGGCCGTGACCCACCGTGAGCAGCAGGGCCACCGCCAGGGCGGCCGTCACCAGCCAGGCGGCCACAAACCAGCCGCCCCGCTGCAGGGGCTTGGGGCCGAGCAGGAGCAACAGCAGCAGGCCGATGTGCAGCGGCGAGAAACCGATCGCCAGACCAAAGGCCGCGAGCTCCCCCAGCAGGCTGGCCAGATCAGTCATTTCACCGCAGGCGCGACGGGCACATTCCAGCGCACCAGCGTGCGCCGCTCGCGCTCATGGCCGAGCACGCTGAGCGTGGCCGTATTCAGATTGAACAGGGCGCCACCGGCGGGTCCCAACCCCAGCCAGGTGCCCGCCAGGCTGCGCAGGATGTGGCCGTGGGCCACCAGAGCCACCGCCCCAGCTCCCGCCAGGGATTCAGCCAGGGCGATCACCCGCAGGCAGCGCTCCTCCACCTGGGCGCTGTCCTCACCGCCTGGGCAGCCGTGGCTCCACACAGTCCAGTGGGGCACCTGGCGGCGGATCTCGGCGGTGGTGATGCCCTCGTAGCGGCCGTAATCCCACTCCTGCAGGTCTGGACAGGGGCGAGCCCCTTCCCCCAGGCCCGCCAGCTCGGCGGTGCGCCGGGCCCGCTGCAGCGGACTCACCAGTACGGCCGCAAAGGGCTGCCGCGCCAATACCGGGGCGAGCGCCCGCGCTTCCGCCTCTCCCTCCGGCAGCAGGGGCAGGTCGGTGCGGCCGGTGTGGCGCCCGTTCAGGGCCCATCCCGTGGCCCCATGGCGCAGCAGCAAGAGTTCCAGCGCCGGTGTAGCCAGCATGGGGTTCAGGTCCGCACCTCAAACCAGTCGGCACCGGTGGCGGCCACCTGGGTGCTGGCCACGCTGTTGACCACCGCTTGCGCTGGGCCCTTTTCGCACCAGATGCGCAGCTCGGTGAGGTCCTGGGGGTCGCCCTCTGCCTCCAGTTCCACTGAGCCGTCAGGCAGGTTGCGCACCCAGCCACTGAGGCCTAGTTCCTGGCAGCGGGCAGAGCAGGCAGCCCGGTAGCCCACCCCCTGCACCTGGCCGCGCACAATCAGCCGCCAGCGCTCCTGCTGGATCAGGGGCTTGGGCTCATGGGGGCGGATGAAACGGCGCTCATCGGCAGCGGCACGGCGCGCCCGGCTGCGGCTGCCAGCCGTGAGGGAATCACCGGGCATCCAGCCCAGTGGAGATGCAGCCAGCTGGCGTGCACGTTCGGCGCTGTCCATCCTTCGCTCCGGGTTGCGGTCCCCCAGCCATCAAGCTGCCACAGCCCGTTGCCACTGGCTACAGATTCAAGCTGCCAGCGATGAAATTCATGGCCGCTGAAGGTTTCCCCAGGCCGCACCAGCAACCCTGCCGCCCTTGCCGTGGCCTGGCGATAGCCCAGGCTCAGCCCCCCCTTGCGCGCCTGGAAGGGCAACACGCCGGCCATCCGGTGCAGCCGGCCCTCGCCATCGGCCAGCTGCTCACCGAGCAATAACAATCCGCCGCATTCAGCCACCAGCGGCACCCCCCCGGCCGCCGCACGGGCCAGGTCTGCCAGGCTGCGCCGACTGGCCGCCAACCGGGTGGCATGGAGCTCCGGGTAGCCCCCCGGCAGCAGGACCGCCCGGCAGCCGGCGGGGAGGGGCTCGTCGGCCAGGGGGCTCCAGGCCAGCGGCTCCAGGCCGACGGCCTGCAGCAGTTCGCCGGCTTCGGGGTAGCGGAAGTGGAAGGCCGCATCGCTGGCGATCGCCACCGGCAAAGACCCTGAGCCCCCGCTGGCTTCAAGGGGCGGTTGCTGGTCCCGCAGGCACCAGTGGATCGGATCGATCTCCCCGGCCTGGACGGGCGGGGGGGCCAGCAGCGGCACGAGCTGCTCCAGATCCAGATGTTCGGCGGCCAGCTGGCTCCACTGCTCCTGGCGCTGCTCAAGGTCGTGCAGCTCGCCGGGCGGCAGCAGCCCCAGGTGGCGGGAAGGGAGCGCCAGGCTTGGGTGGTGGGGGAGCACCCCCAGCAGCGGCACGGCGATGCTCGCCAGGGCTTCGGCCAGCAGGGCGTGGTGGCGTTCGCTGCCCACCCGGTTGATCACCACGCCGGCCAGCTGCACCGGCGGCGGGCCGTGGTCGCGGAAGCCCCGCACCAGGGCCGCCACAGATCCCGCCTGGCGGGAGGCCTCCACCACCAGCACCACCGGCAGGCCCAACTGGGCAGCCACGGCCGCCGAGCTGCCCTCGCTGCTGGGGCCGCGGCCATCGAACAGGCCCATCACCCCCTCCACCAGGGCCAGGTCGGCCCGGCTGCCATGCCAGTGGAAACATCGCTCCACCCACTCCGGCCCGCAAAGCAGGGGATCGAGGTTGCGGCAGGTGTGGCCGCTCACCTGGCTGAGCAGCTGGGGGTCGAGGTAGTCGGGCCCCACCTTGAAGGGCTGCAGCTGGAGGCCCTGCCGCCGGGCCCAGGCTGCCAGGCACAGCGACAGCAAGGTCTTGCCGCTGCCACTGCTGGGCGCGGCGATCAGGCAGGCCATTGCGGGCGGGGAGAGCGCGAGCTCAGGGGAGAAGTCTGGCGGCGATCGGGGCAGCTACCGCCAGCAGGGGGTTGGTGGAATCGTGGCCGCCGGAGAGCAGGCGGGCCATCTCCATCTCCTCACTTTCATTGGGCAGGGGAACCACCTCCTCTGCCAGCTCCATGCTGGCCATACCGCCCGATTCGAGCCGCATGCAGCCGCCCGATTCCGAACAGAGAATCACGCACAGCGGCGACCCCTGGCTGCTCTGGCAGATCAGGCGCAGGCCCACCATGGCGCCCGGGTGGGTCTTGGGAACCCCCACCGGCACGGGCATCTGACGAAAGCGCACGGTCTGGCCGTCGGTGCGCTCAAATTCGGCGCCGATCCCCTGGCCGGAGCCATCGCCATCGACGGCATAGGTCGCGGTCAGGTGCCAGCCCAAGCGGTCGGCCAGCCAGGCCGCCAGCAGCAACCCCTTCACCGGGTTGTCGCCCTCGACGTCCAGGTCGAGCTGCACCACGTGGTTGAGAGCATCCCGCCGGGAAGGGGGGTCGAACACCATGGCCAGGGATTCCCGCCAGCTGCGCAGCCGCATCCAGTTGAGGTCGTTGATCGGCTGGCCCGCACCAACCCGGGCCACCAGCAGGTCGAGGCAGCGGCGCGGATCCCCTAGTGACGAATCCACCACCAGGCGGCGGTTTCCGCTGGCCAGGGCCGCCATCACCTCAGGCGCCTCATCGAGGCTGCTGTTCCACCACACCCAGCAGGGCAGCTCGGGACTGATCAAGGGTTGCACCAGGTCGAGGTTCTCGCGCAGGGCACCGGTGCCGCCCCGCAGCACCACCACATCGCCACAGGCATCGCCGCCGGCCCCCTCCTCCGGTAGGGGGCAGTAGGCCGCCACCAGGGTTTCCAGGGGTTTGGCGCCATCGAGGGTGGGGGCCAGGGTGATCAGTCGCCGGGGCATGTGGGCGCTGATCGCCCCCTCGACAAACTGGCCCCGCAGGTCGTCGGCGTGATGATCACCACCCAGGTTGCCGATCGCCCAGGCCAGTTGGGGATCCATGGGCGCAGTGCTCAAAGGGAGCCCGCAGTTGATCGCGGCGGCCCGGGCAGCCTCCAGCACCGTCTCGTTGAGCAGGCCGGTGATCGGCCCATCCAGACGGCCGCAGCGCACCAGTTGCTGCTCCAGCCAGGAGCCCTCCCACACCACCAGGGTGAAGGTGGCGGCGCCGTGGGAGCTGCCCAACTCCTCACTCCAGAGGCGCTCCAGGTAGCCGGGCACCTCGGCGGGGGGTAGGACGAGCGGGGCCTGGAGAGTGAGCTGGGTCGACATGGCGGATCAGGGATGAAAAATCAGGGGCGTCGCCAGATCAGGCCGTCCTCGGCCATCAGGCTGTCGGCGGCACCGGGGCCCCAGGTGCGGGCCTCGTAGGGGTAGACCGGCAACTGGGCGGGGGCGTCTTCGATCAGCTCCAGCAGGGGGGTGTAGAGCCGCCAGGCGGCCTCTACTTCATCACTGCGGGTGTAGAGGGTGGGGTCACCCAGCATGGCGTCAGCCAGCAGGCGCACATAGCCCTCGTCGCTGGGTTCGCCGAAGCTGTCGTCGTAGGAGAAGGCCATGTCCACCGGCCGGCTGCGCATGCCCGAGCCAGGGGCCTTGACCTCGAATTTGAATTCCGCCCCCTCATCGGGCTGGATGCGCAGGATCAGCTGGTTGGGAGTGGGGGCGCCACCGGCCGCGTCAAACAGGTGCACCGGCGCCTCCCGGAAGGTAAGCACCACTTCGGAAAGCCGCTTGGGCAGCCGTTTGCCGGTGCGCAGATAGAAGGGCACCCCCTGCCAGCGCCAGTTGTTGATGAAGAGCTTCATCGCCACGTAGGTCTCCGTGGTGCTCTCGGGGTTCACCCCGGGCTCCTGGCGATAGCCCGTGATCGGCTGGCTGCTTGAGCCCCCCGGCCCGTACTGGCCCCGCACGCAGCACTTCCAGGGTTCGTCCTCATTGGCCAGTCGGGCCGCCTGCAGCACCTTGGCCTTCTCGTTGCGCATCGACTCGGGGTCGAAGCGGCCCGGCGCCTCCATGGTGGTGAGGGCCAGCATCTGGGTGAGGTGGTTCTGCATCATGTCCCGCAGGGCCCCGGAGCTCTCGTAGTAGCCGGCCCGTTCCTCAACCCCCACGGTTTCGGCGGCGGTGATCTGCACACTGGAGATGTAGTTGCGGTTCCAGATCGGCTCGAAAATCGTGTTGGCGAAGCGCAGCACGAGGATGTTCTGGACCGTCTCCTTGCCCAGGTAGTGGTCGATCCGGAAGATCTGGTTTTCCTGGGCACAGGCCAGAACCACCCGGTTGAGCTCCTGGGCGCTGCCGTAGTCGCGGCCGAAGGGTTTCTCGATCACCACCCGGCTGCGGCTCGGGTCACTCAGCAGGCCGGCGGCGGCCAGGGCCCGGCAGCCACTGCCATAGAAGGTGGGTGAAACCGAGAGGTAGAAGGTGCGGTTGTTGCGGGTGGCCCGCTGCCGGTCAATCACGGCAAGGCGTTCACCCAGTCGCACCACCGAGGGGGGATCCTGCAGGTCGACCGGTTCGTAGAAGAGCCCAGCCGCAAATTGCTCCCAGGCCAGCGGGTGCTCGGCCACCTCATTTGCCAGAGCCTCGGCCATGCGGCTGCGGAACTCCTCGTCGCTCCAGGGGCGGCGGGCGCAGCCCAGCACGGCGAATTCACTGGGTAGGCGCCGCTGGCGGAAGAGCTCAAACAGGGCCGGGATCAATTTGCGGTGGGTGAGGTCACCGCTGGCCCCGAAGATCACCAGGCATTGGGGGGGAATGACCCGCTCCTGGCGAAGACCTACCCGCAGTGGATTGGTGAGCACAGCGCCCATGGATGCCTTTCCGGTATCCATGGTTTAACCGGCCCAGGGCCCTCTCCCGACGCTTGGCCCACTTTGTGATGGTTTCTGTGTGGGATTGGCCAAAAAGCGGCCCTGGGCTCAGTAGGTTTCCACGTGCCAGCGATCGGCCTTTTTGAGCTGGGGCCGCAGCTCAGACCAGTCGAGGCCCTTGGCTGCCGCGGCCACGCCCATGGCCTCGTCGATACCCGGCTCCATGCCCCGCAGCCCGCACATGTAGACGTGGGTTTTGGGGTTTTCGATCCAGGCGAAGATCTCTTCGGCGTTCTCGCTGACCCGGTCCTGGATGTACATGCGGCCCCCCTTGGCGTTCTGCTGCTCCCGGCTGATCGCCTTGGTGTAGCGGAAGTTGTCGGGGAACTGGGCCTGGTAGTGCTCGAAGTCGGCGTCGTAGAGCAGGTTCGCAGTGGTGGGGGAGCCCATGAACAGCCAGGCCTTGCCACGGAAGGTCCAGCCGTTCTTCTCGCGCTCGGCCGGCTCGAACATGCGGCGCAGGTAGGTGCGCATCGGCGCGATGCCCGTGCCGGTGGCCAGCATGATCACGTTGGCCTCCTCGTCTTCGGGCAGGAGCATCTCCTTGCCCACCGGGCCGGTGATCTTCACCTTGGCGCCGGGTTCGATGTCACAAAGGAAGGTGGAGCAGACGCCGTTGATGGTTTCTCCGTCCTTCTCGTATTGCAGCTGGCGCACGCAGAGGGAAACGGTTTCTCCGGCCAGGTTGTCGCCGTGGCGGGTGCTGGCGATCGAATAGAGGCGCAGCTTGTTGGGTTTGCCGTTGGCGTCGGTGCCATCGGGAATGATGCCGATGCTCTGGCCTTCGACGTAGTGGAGCTGGGGATCGCCGCCCTTGAGGTCGAAGGTGATGTGGTTGACCCGGCCGATGGCACCTTCGCCCACCAAGCTGTAGTTCTCGACGACGGTGCCGAGGAAGGGGGCCTTCGGCTTGTAGAGGTTTACGGGAACGTCGGCGTGGGACACGGCAGCAGGTTTGGTGGGAGGGGTTGTCGGGGGAGCAGCTGGTGCTGGGGGGGAGGCCTCTGGGGGGCTGACATCACCGCTGAGCACGGCACTGATCCGCCCCCCCTGGCGGGCAATCGTCTGCATCAGGCCTTGCAGCTGGGCGAGCGGCACGGTGAAGCGCCGTTCGGCCTGGCGCTGCTTGCCCGCGCCGAAGGCCTCCACCACAACGGTGAACATGCGGCTGTCGGACTGGGTGGCGCGCCCTGTGGAAACTCTCATGCAGACCCTTCCCGCTGAAAAGCGGCCTGATCATAGGGAACCCATCCGCTGCGATTTTGTGGCGAACACCGCTAGGTTTGCCAGCACACTGTGACCGTGCCTCCTTGGCGCAGATCCTTGTACCGTCGTCGGCCGCCGGTTTTCTGTCCCAAGGGGCAGTGAATGGGCCCGATTTAGCGAGCCAGGCTGATCCAGCTAGCCAGCAGCTCTGCAGCCTCGACACGATTCAGCAGGAGATGGAGCGGCTCCCCCAGGGGGCCCGGCGGCTGGCGGTGCAGCTGAGCCTGAGCCCCGATCCCCAATGCCTCTGGTCGGTACTTACCGATTACGGCAACCTCAACCGATACATCCCCAACCTGGCCTCCTCCCGCCAGCTCTGGCGTCGCGGCAACGTGGTGGGCCTGGAGCAGGTGGGAACCCAGCAGTTCTGCGGGTTGCGCTTCAGCGCCAGGGTGGAGCTGGAACTGGTTGAAGACCGGGAGGCCGGCGTGCTGAGTTTCTGTATGTGCCGCGGCGATTTCCGCCGCTTCGAGGGCTGTTGGCAGATCAGCCGGGCTGGGGAGAGCACCCGGCTGCTCTATGAGCTCACCGTGCAGGGCCGGCCAGGCATGCCGATCGGCCTGATCGAACAGCGACTGCGCGAAGACCTGGCCAACAACCTGCGCGGCGTGCAGCGCGAAGCCGAACGGCGCACCGCCCAGGCCTGAGCCAGACCTGGCCAGAACAGCCAAAAGACTGCCAGAAAGCTGCCAGAAAAAGTAATACCCCCAAGGGGATTCGAACCCCTGTCGCCTCCGTGAAAGGGAGGTGTCCTAGGCCTCTAGACGATGGGGGCCAGGCCACAACGCCCGGAAGCGCTGCTGGTTTGGAAGCTACGGGTCAGGGTGACCCTTCGTCAAGGCGGGCTGGCCCTGGCCGCTCCAGACCGGAACGGTGACATGGAAACAGGCCCCTTCACCGGGCTCGGAGGCCACCCAGATCCGGCCGCCATGAACCTCGGCAATGCGCCGGCACACCGACAGGCCCACGCCGTAGCCGGAGGTGGTGCCGGAAGTCTGGGGCAAACGCACCCGATCCAGGAAAATCCGCTCCTGCTCGCCCTTGGGAATGCCCGGACCGCTGTCGCAGATGCTCACCTGCACCCACTGGTCGGTGCGGTGCAGCAGGGCCAGCTGCACCCGACCCTGATCGGGAGTGAATTTGAGGGCGTTTTCCAACAGGTTGAGCAGCACCTGGCGCATGCGGCGTTGGTCGGCAAACACATCCGGTAGGTCGGCAGGGATGTCGGTGAGCAGCTCCAGGTCGCGGCCGATCCACAATTTCTCCAGCTCCAAAATGGCCTCGGCCACTACCTCGCCCAGGGCCAGGCGCTGGGGGTTGAACAGGGCCTCCCAGCGGGTGGTGCCCACCTCGAGCAGATCTTTGGAGAGCTCCTGGATGTCGTCGAGCCGGCGGGTGAGCACGTCGCGGAAGCGGGGCTCGTCGATCTGGCCGAGGGTGTGGCTCTGGAGGGCGAGCTTGGCGGCGGTGAGTGGGGTGCGCAGCTCATGGGCCACCATCCGCAGCAGCCGCTCCTGCACCCCGAGCCGATCGATCAGGGTTTCGTTTTCCTGTCGCAGCACCAGCACCTGGTCTTCCAGCTGTAGCTCCCGCCGGGTGCGACTGCCGTCGATCTCGGCGGGCCGCAGGCTCATGCCCAGGCTGGTGACCACCTCCATCTGCTGCCAGCGCGGCAGCCAGCTGCGCAGCTTCTGGGTGATCCCATGGCCGGCCAACACCTGCTTGGGGAACGGATCGAGCTTCACCAGGGCGGGGGTGGCCACCAGCCGATGCAGTTCGAGCAGTTCGGGCTGGCGGGCCGGATCGGCCACCTCCAGGCTCACCTTGAAGCCACACTCCTCGCCCTTGAGAAACTGCAGCAGGCTGCGCAGGTCCGGGCTGGCCAGGTGGTGGTTGGAGGCCACCAACAGCAACTTCAGCGCCTGGCGTTCCGTCGCTGGCGCGGGCCGTTCGGTGCTGGGCTGGTCTGGGGTCACGCTGCTCACCCTATGGGGATGGGGCCAGTCCGGTCCATCCCCGCTATGACTGAGACAATCAATGCCGTGAGCCCTAGGGCCGGGATTTCATGAGCAGCCCACCAGTTCCCAGCCCACCAGTTCGGCCCCGCATCCAGCTCGACAGCAATCTGCGCCGCTGGTTTGCCCGCAATCTGGGCCTCTGGCGCTCGCGCCGGGTGTACTACTTCCTCGATGAAGAGGCCCTGCGCGTCGACATGATGGTGCGGGTGGAGGCCTATCAGGAGCCCGTGGAGGGCGATGCGGCTTACCGCTTTACCTGGTGGCCAGAGCAGGAGTTCGACTTCTTCGAGAAGAAGCCCCAGTATTCCCGCAGCGGCACCATGGACGCCTACCTGTGCGGGCACCAACTGCAACGCAGTCGCGGTTTTTTTTGCGGCGCCGCCAACAGGAGCCAGATTCGCCAGGTGGATGAACATGAGCTGACGTTTGAGTCCCACTACGACGGATGGGACATCCTCGAGCACTTCCGCCTGGTGGGCCAGGACCGCTACCGCTCCCGCTCGATCTACTCCTGGAAGGAGGGCGTTCTCGAGCTGGCTGAGCTCCACCACGAGGTGCGCGTCGAGGCGGCCGGCCCTCCCCTGCCGCCTGGAGCTGAGCCCTGATGCAGCAGCATGGCCCCATCTGACGCCCCCCACTCCGGCCCTGACGATGCCACCCATCTCCCCGTCAAGCCCCTACCCATGGCAGCTCCAAGCCCTGCTGGCGCTGCCCCTGCTGGTACTCCCCCTGGTGCTGGCCCCGTCTGGGGCCTGGGCGGCCCCAGCCACCGAGGCGGAGATGAACCTCTACACCCGGATCGCCGCGGTCAACGTGTGCATCGCCCGCGGCGCGGGGGTGCCCTTCGACAGGGCGGTGGGCATCGCCGGTGAAACCATCGCCCAGGTGATCCTGGGTCAGCACGAAGGGGTGATCGCCCAGGTGGGGGCCAAGCCCCTGGGCCTGGAGGACCTGCGCAAGGGCTCGATCAACTCGGCAGTGCTGGGAGCCGCCGAGATATGCCCCAAGGAGGTGCCCGCCGACGTGATGGCGAAGGTGCAGGACGCCCTCAAACAGCCCCCCGCGGCCAAACCGACTGCGGCGCCTACGGCCAAACCCACCCCTAACAAGTAATCCGAATGCCCCTGGTGCGCCTCGCCGACTACCGTCCGGCGCCGTTTCTGCTGGAGCGCACCGATCTGGTGGTGCAACTGCACGCCGACCACAGCGAGGTGGCGGCGCAACTGGCCTTTCGGCCCAATCCGGCCGCCGAGCCCGGCCCGCTGCTGCTGCAGGGTGTGGATCTGGAGCTGCTGGAGCTGGCGATCGACGGGCGCAAACTGGAGCCAGGGGCCTACCAGCTTGGGGCTGGCGAGCTGCTGATTGCCGAGCCCCCCACCGGATCCTTCCTGCTGGAGAGCCGGGTGCGCCTCCACCCCCATAGCAACACCACTCTCGAAGGCCTCTACGTCAGTGGCGGGCTGTTCACCACCCAGTGCGAGGCGGAGGGATTCCGCCGCATCACCTTCCACCCTGATCGCCCCGACCTGCTCAGCCGCTTCCGGGTGCGGATCGAAGCCGATCGCGCCAGCTGCCCCGTGCTGCTCTCCAATGGCAACTGCGTCGAAACCGGCGAGCTGCCGGCCGATCCCGTCAGCGGAGCGGCGCGCCATTTCGCCAGCTGGGACGACCCCTTCCCCAAGCCCTCCTATCTGTTCGC
Protein-coding regions in this window:
- a CDS encoding glucose-6-phosphate dehydrogenase assembly protein OpcA, with product MSTQLTLQAPLVLPPAEVPGYLERLWSEELGSSHGAATFTLVVWEGSWLEQQLVRCGRLDGPITGLLNETVLEAARAAAINCGLPLSTAPMDPQLAWAIGNLGGDHHADDLRGQFVEGAISAHMPRRLITLAPTLDGAKPLETLVAAYCPLPEEGAGGDACGDVVVLRGGTGALRENLDLVQPLISPELPCWVWWNSSLDEAPEVMAALASGNRRLVVDSSLGDPRRCLDLLVARVGAGQPINDLNWMRLRSWRESLAMVFDPPSRRDALNHVVQLDLDVEGDNPVKGLLLAAWLADRLGWHLTATYAVDGDGSGQGIGAEFERTDGQTVRFRQMPVPVGVPKTHPGAMVGLRLICQSSQGSPLCVILCSESGGCMRLESGGMASMELAEEVVPLPNESEEMEMARLLSGGHDSTNPLLAVAAPIAARLLP
- a CDS encoding FAD-binding oxidoreductase; the protein is MRVSTGRATQSDSRMFTVVVEAFGAGKQRQAERRFTVPLAQLQGLMQTIARQGGRISAVLSGDVSPPEASPPAPAAPPTTPPTKPAAVSHADVPVNLYKPKAPFLGTVVENYSLVGEGAIGRVNHITFDLKGGDPQLHYVEGQSIGIIPDGTDANGKPNKLRLYSIASTRHGDNLAGETVSLCVRQLQYEKDGETINGVCSTFLCDIEPGAKVKITGPVGKEMLLPEDEEANVIMLATGTGIAPMRTYLRRMFEPAEREKNGWTFRGKAWLFMGSPTTANLLYDADFEHYQAQFPDNFRYTKAISREQQNAKGGRMYIQDRVSENAEEIFAWIENPKTHVYMCGLRGMEPGIDEAMGVAAAAKGLDWSELRPQLKKADRWHVETY
- a CDS encoding acylphosphatase, translating into MPGDSLTAGSRSRARRAAADERRFIRPHEPKPLIQQERWRLIVRGQVQGVGYRAACSARCQELGLSGWVRNLPDGSVELEAEGDPQDLTELRIWCEKGPAQAVVNSVASTQVAATGADWFEVRT
- a CDS encoding histidine phosphatase family protein, which encodes MLATPALELLLLRHGATGWALNGRHTGRTDLPLLPEGEAEARALAPVLARQPFAAVLVSPLQRARRTAELAGLGEGARPCPDLQEWDYGRYEGITTAEIRRQVPHWTVWSHGCPGGEDSAQVEERCLRVIALAESLAGAGAVALVAHGHILRSLAGTWLGLGPAGGALFNLNTATLSVLGHERERRTLVRWNVPVAPAVK
- the zwf gene encoding glucose-6-phosphate dehydrogenase, which encodes MGAVLTNPLRVGLRQERVIPPQCLVIFGASGDLTHRKLIPALFELFRQRRLPSEFAVLGCARRPWSDEEFRSRMAEALANEVAEHPLAWEQFAAGLFYEPVDLQDPPSVVRLGERLAVIDRQRATRNNRTFYLSVSPTFYGSGCRALAAAGLLSDPSRSRVVIEKPFGRDYGSAQELNRVVLACAQENQIFRIDHYLGKETVQNILVLRFANTIFEPIWNRNYISSVQITAAETVGVEERAGYYESSGALRDMMQNHLTQMLALTTMEAPGRFDPESMRNEKAKVLQAARLANEDEPWKCCVRGQYGPGGSSSQPITGYRQEPGVNPESTTETYVAMKLFINNWRWQGVPFYLRTGKRLPKRLSEVVLTFREAPVHLFDAAGGAPTPNQLILRIQPDEGAEFKFEVKAPGSGMRSRPVDMAFSYDDSFGEPSDEGYVRLLADAMLGDPTLYTRSDEVEAAWRLYTPLLELIEDAPAQLPVYPYEARTWGPGAADSLMAEDGLIWRRP
- a CDS encoding AAA family ATPase; translation: MAEAPTLTADQQAAATAFAAWLAAPGDGAPFVLGGYAGTGKTFLSTRFLAQVEATGLCWTVVAPTHKAVGVLRSQLALAGLSPTWYPSTIHRLLRLKLRRQGDQERCEETEQTALALEHLGLVLVDEASMVDSSLLEIALRCAHPFRTRLVFVGDPAQLPPVGEPESPVFSLGRACRAELQQVVRHQGPVLRLASGLRQGDLPCHRPAALAPIRTETGQVALLERGAWLEAAQAALRRSAETDNPDLARILCYTNRCLEQLVPIARRALHGEMADQLPVLPGEVLITRTAVMAPACREGEDAAEEPDMLLGSNRELVVRDVIPERCDLADFGVADAPVIDTLTARVEAGESQLSLRLLPPLGTAARIALEAVLARLRQQAKDAGKQEGRSLWRRFFLVRDAFASLGPAAVLTVHRSQGSTFAEVFVADDVFWPSDPVLRRQLVYVAVSRASQAVTLEASAPGADPSSRADQQLWRDWLGADC
- a CDS encoding GAP family protein gives rise to the protein MTDLASLLGELAAFGLAIGFSPLHIGLLLLLLLGPKPLQRGGWFVAAWLVTAALAVALLLTVGHGLVLSMEKGTSHRTGLDLLAAGALLGLGLKELLSKEEEGAGPPGWTRRLDQFSAMPLPLLLAISAALQVASPDDLFLFAKAATSLLAARLGRGTEVLATAVFSLVSASLLLTPLLALLLVGPERILPLLERGKQGLFAKGDLLVGLVSVALALYLGWQGIEGLQLA
- a CDS encoding cobyrinate a,c-diamide synthase, giving the protein MACLIAAPSSGSGKTLLSLCLAAWARRQGLQLQPFKVGPDYLDPQLLSQVSGHTCRNLDPLLCGPEWVERCFHWHGSRADLALVEGVMGLFDGRGPSSEGSSAAVAAQLGLPVVLVVEASRQAGSVAALVRGFRDHGPPPVQLAGVVINRVGSERHHALLAEALASIAVPLLGVLPHHPSLALPSRHLGLLPPGELHDLEQRQEQWSQLAAEHLDLEQLVPLLAPPPVQAGEIDPIHWCLRDQQPPLEASGGSGSLPVAIASDAAFHFRYPEAGELLQAVGLEPLAWSPLADEPLPAGCRAVLLPGGYPELHATRLAASRRSLADLARAAAGGVPLVAECGGLLLLGEQLADGEGRLHRMAGVLPFQARKGGLSLGYRQATARAAGLLVRPGETFSGHEFHRWQLESVASGNGLWQLDGWGTATRSEGWTAPNVHASWLHLHWAGCPVIPSRLAAAAGRAVPLPMSAVSSAPMSPSP
- a CDS encoding SRPBCC family protein; the protein is MERLPQGARRLAVQLSLSPDPQCLWSVLTDYGNLNRYIPNLASSRQLWRRGNVVGLEQVGTQQFCGLRFSARVELELVEDREAGVLSFCMCRGDFRRFEGCWQISRAGESTRLLYELTVQGRPGMPIGLIEQRLREDLANNLRGVQREAERRTAQA